The window CAAATTTTATAAGATGgtcaagtgataaataaaattctttataatcttctagttaataataattttacattttacatTGTATAAATCCCTCtgtattcttatattttttcaaataaaattaaataagatttttgttaattgaaatcaataataaagtaataaatttttaaaaacccagAAGCTTTCGATAGTATAGTATTATAGTAAAAAATGCTAATATTGAGGAAGATAAATACAATAGTAGTCAATATAAGTAttgtagttttaattttttaattttattgtattgtttaatatttccaaggatgtttgtttttaaataaaaacatatataaatctAGTctcatgattaaaaaaataccaaaattaaaaGGGAGATCGATTATTTACAATTAAGTGTTTGATCGTTTACTTGCTAATTGGTGTTATCAACATagcaaataaaaaagttattttaataaataattatctgaataatgaaaaatatttttaaatgataaaaatataaaaggctattttgtaaaattatgaaATGTGGCCTAATATAGTTTCACTCTTCGTACTTTGTTCTGTTTTGagtaattttatgaagtgtAAGGCATATGAACTCAtatgttctttctttttctagaaATGAAAGATACAAAAATATCTTCTTAATCCCAGAAAAGCAGTGAGATTGTATGGTATTGGATGTGTCTTCCACAAATGGtagaaataaatcaaatttcattaaatgtCGCCAAGACTTGTCATTGTTGTGTGCTTATGGCTCATTTCATTAAAAGTTTCACCAAACGCTCTTAAGTTAGACTAATCACAATTCTGATTATAATTACTGAATTACCCTTCCCGTATTCCACCACCTAACAACAACCCACAGCCACGCCCGTCCTCCTTTTTCAATTCTTCGTAAGGGTAAATCTGCCAACTCGCTCTCTTCATAAGCCATAGAAGGGATCAAGGGACCAGGGAGCGGCATTTAATTCGTGATGCCTAGGTGGTTGCACGGTTGCACCCACGTCCTAACTACTTCAATTTCCGTTACCCCCTTTGGTTCCTTGTTATAATCATAAACCAAACACGGTCATAATTATCGTAGTCGTAGTCGACATCGAAATAATTTGAACCAACGATCGGAGAAATCCATCGgtcttcttttgattttattcgTATGGTACGATATTTGGACTGTAACGGACATATCGAAGGACAAAAGCTGTTCATAAATTTAATGACGACGATTTTGGGTGGGATtgaatttatgaaattcatgTGTACCGAGTTGAACGGGTGCAGTTAACTCAGCCGCTCCAAGCGTGAAGCTCATAAAAAGGCCCAAAGTATTCATATTTGTGATAAATGTGTGTAGCACGGAAGAATAGGCATCGAATTCATTCCAAATGAgacttagatggtgtttgtttttttggctttttactgaaaataatttaattttagaatttaagttgtttgtttttccattttttcatgacttattataaactttttactaaatagaaaaagtcaaaatatataattttttctaaatagaaaaataacatattgattttttttactttttaatatttaatataaataaaatactacaaaaacaaacaacataatatttaacactattaagtattaaagttctatttagaattaagtaaaaaaacaaacaccaccttagatttattttctaacattttgatttctataattttatttatattaccCATGAAAGAGCCTGcgttttattaaaattttgactattttacctaaaaaaatgaaacaatatatatatatttttattatgatatttggaATTAGTCTATTTATTAGGAAGGGGTTACCAAATCGTcaatttagatatattttttattttatgttatttaaataaatagcttttatataaagatataATATATTAGACAAAAAggatattcttatattttagaTAACTgctttaaagtattttaaattttaaattttgggatGATAAAAATCATTCAAGGTATGTTTTTtaaatcatcttaaaaaatgattatattttatggATAACCgattaatatgaataaaataaccGTAGAATTATAAATCTAAcctctcacttttttttataaaaaaaaaatattcgtttaagccaaaatatttttactttttttcttgtaaataataaaaaatgttaaagggCATTTATTGAAAAAACGAGTTACTCTTCAAGTTAAAAAATGAGAGAGGTTAgtgttacaaattttaaatatttttaacaaatttaatcaattaatgATATATCAAGAGTCCGttttacaacaattttaaaaaacattttttggcttaaatcatatttttttttcaaaaaaaaaaatgagatatttaataaaatttatgaaacacttttaaaaatatgaaacattatttataatattttttaaaaattttaatagatgattctttttaaaatacttataaataaaatatttttactaaaaacacttttaagtaaaaaatacttaaataaataaaacaaactcGCGATATTATATAATTGTGATTTATCAAGGCTTTAATTGATCTGTagaacaaggaaaacaaaagtcatttagtttaaaattttgattaaacataattattattagtttataattttatcaaatacatctaataactttttcatttattatttttattcgaCTTtcattgaagaattatttatttaaaagagttagtaaaaagctaatttttgaaaattaactgtttgtatttttttatcttattttgataaaataccccttttattattattattttttaaaatttatatgtaaatacttaaaatgataattgacatttatgttaaaaattgattactttttttagaaaaatatgagaatggttactttcataataattagggaattatttcatcattttaagcaaatagttttattttgaatatatttttattttccttatttgagAAATTTATGGCTcttatgaaatataattaattaagtaatttaatgatataaagatataaaaaaaattacattttagaatcatgattttttttatttaatttcagaCCCCAAAGGATGTACACATGTACATCAATCACACTCTGaattaatagaaaagaaaaagatagggTCCGGTGGTGATGTGGACAGGGAAAGGGTCCTTTAtgatatttttgataataaattgtttttaataataattgtgggACCCATAATGATGAGGAGAGCGAACTAGAAACAGCATGGACAGGTAGGATTGTGGTCAACTTTGGGGTGGGACGCGATCGTAAAAGTTGAGGGAAGAGAGGGGGTGGGGTCCAGGGAAGGAAAGGTGGAGGAGAGCACAGAGGAAGAGAGAGGTGGGGAATAGGGGGAAACGCAGAGCGCGTGAGGGGAACATGCAGAGGGGCAGAGTGAGTAAGGCTTTTGATTCGCGTCAGAATCAACCGAACCAAATCTCACATTTATgccaaaatatatattatttttttattcacttgaATGCCACtttcacctctctctctcttctctgttTTCTCTTCCATGAATTTCCTCTTCTGCTCACTCTCTCTCATCTATTCTCTCCTCTCTATCGTCTCATTCTCTTCTAATTCTTAGAGCCTCCTcctcttatatttttgggattATTATGAGAAAACCGGAGGCAAAGTTTTCAGGCATGGAGTCAGCGTTTTCAGgtaactgatttttttttttctcattttttaaaactttttttttggtctttttgttGGTGGGTTCTGAACAAAGGTGCTGTCTTGCCTTGTTTATGATGCGCTCTTCACAATGCCTGTTTGATTGAAGTCGGGTACACATGTGTTTGCTTTTTGTGCTATTTTTTGTGGCTTTATTTTGCTATTTTTAGACCTATTTATTGCTTTGCTGTTGTGaaatgagaatgcatgtggggCAGTGTTTGGATGAGAAATATATTTCTAGTTTTTGTGTTTTATCAGGGTAAAAAAAACTGTTCTTTATTTTGTCCTCTGTGTGTGTTGTGTTGTGTTGCTTTCAGTTTGGGTTGTTTACTTCtgggttttgttttgttcaCTTCTTTTATTGTGTTAATATGTTGCTGGGTTCTTCAGCAAATCTATTAGTAaaccttatatttttttggggAACATTTGCATCTTTTGTTGCCCTTAAGACTAGTGAACAGCTAATTAGTAGTGAAATTTTCTGGTCATGTCTCTACCTTATGTTAATTAGGTTATTGTAGGGGTTCATTTTGTAGGATGGTGTTGGTTTTTGACTGACCCAAGCACATTCCCGGATCATACTTCAAGGGTGTGATTGTTTAATTGCCAacattttttcatgatttacatGTGATCTACTTCTGCCAATGGAATTGAGAGGGGTTTGCAATACAATGGCAAGGCAAACCATGATTAAAAAAGTAGCTTTGGCAATGAAGAAACATATTAAAATCTTTGGGAAAAAATCATTGTAGGATTTTGGAATGACTTATCTTGTTTTATTATGTTACCTAGTTTCAAAATCAACTATGAAATTGAATTGCGTGTATGCGTTACAGAAGTCATTGTGGGATGGACCATTTCTGTAATCAGCAGAGTGCAATGTAGATGTAATCACATCTTCAATCTTCTCTTAATCATGGgctaaattcttaaaaaaatttggtggtGCACTGGTGGTAGCTGCAAGACAGTGGCAATGATGGTGGCCTCTGGGTAGGTGAAGCTAGTAATAGTTGTAGTGGCGAAGACAGTGACATAATGTTTTAGTTGCACggtagtggtggtggtggtgatgttAGATGAGAGGCAATGACTATGGTAGTGATGGCAGCAGTTACATCTAGGTTGTTGATGAAAGAAATCAAAGTGGTGCAATGGTGGTAGTCAGGGCAGTGTCTCTAGCTTCAGGTGACAGAAAAGCCTAAAATAGTGATGATGCCACTGTGGCCCTGGTGGAGTGGAGATGGTGGTGGTCCCAGTCGTATCAATGCAGTGATGATATATTGTCTACTTTGAACAACCTATATTTCATAAATGGTTTTGctaaatttcaattaatatttgGAACAGGCCCGTGCTCAGGGTGGGGCACTTATTAATTCGGTTTGGCAATTAGTCACTAAGATATAACGAAGGGGTGGAAAAAGAGAGGGGACTTTTATTTATCTGTAATGGCTTGAGAAAATGTGAGTTTCTGGAATTTGGTTCCACTGGGTTAGTTGCAGGCTCATATTGCTGATCAAGTGAGTTTCATAGTTGATAGAAAGTAATAGTATCTAATTAAAGAATTATGAATGGAAAATTTGCCTTAATGGATGTGACAAACCTTTTTTTTGGCATGCTTGATTTCATCTACATGTGCTGTTGTTTGAAAATGCATGATTTTCATTTATCAGGTTTTGTACTTGACCCCGAAAAATGTAGTCGTCTAAGCTTGGGAGAGAAAAGAGAACTAGTTCATGAAATTGCTCAGTGGTCGAAAGATGCCCCAGAGATTCTTCGTTCATTTACTCGCAGAGAGCTTCTTGAAATCATCTGTGCTGAAATGGGTAAAGAGAGAAAGTACACTGGATTCACAAAGTTTAGAATGATAGAGCACCTGCTAAAGTTAATTTCTAAGAAGTCCAAGAACAGAACTGATAACTCTATTGCTTCTTCCCCAGCCAAAACTCAAATTGGATCCAAACgacagagaaagaaagaaaacccacTTCAACCACGTACTGACCTGGATCATTTTTCCCCAGAGAAATGCAAAGAAGTTAAAACCCTGCTCTGTCAGAACCTTGCATGCAGAGCTAGTTTGAGTCCAGAGGATGCTTTTTGCAAGAGATGTTCTTGCTGTATCTGTCATCAGTATGATGATAACAAGGATCCTAGTCTATGGTTGACCTGCAGTTCAGGTTCTCCTAACAAGGATGACTCTTGTGGCATGTCATGCCATCTGACATGTGCTCTGAAGCATGAAAGAACTGGCATTACGAAGAATGGCTGTCGTCCAAAGTTGGATGGGGAATTCTATTGTGCTTCTTGTGGGAAAATTAATGGACTATTGAGGTAATCATCTTTTCCTTTAACACCTTTAAACAGTTTATGTCTCCCCATCATTCTTTCTACAGAATAGAAAATATGTACCagacaataataatattttaacagGGGCAAGTTGTGTTGGTCCAAAACAAGAGCCAAATGACCCAATTCAATAATGGGTTAGCTTTTGTGCGCACAAAAAAGGTTTTGGATATTGCTTTTTCAATATGCTAGTTCAACAGATATTATTAATGATATACTAAATGCTTACATGGCTTTGTGTCTTAACGCTGTCCCTTTTATcgagcttttttttttgtcaatagaGACCAACTTAAGGTTTGCTTGCATTAGGATTGAGAAATTGGGTAAATTAACCTGCCACCCTGAGAAGaaattttatgtaataaatataatacGAGATCAGACTTTCAGAATATCTAATGTAATGGTAAGAATGTTTATACAGCAACCAGCTTATCCTAAACTGACCAAACCAAAAACCAAGTTGCAGCCTGTGGTTCAAATTATACTGGTAGGCTTGTCACTAATATTCACTCATTTAGTGAAACAAAATGCTAAAAGAATGGTGTGTTAATTGGATGTTTGGCATCCTTCAGAACCTGGAGAAAACAGTTAATGGTTGCCAAGGAGGCTAGAAGAGTAGATGTACTATGTCTGCGTGTCTTCCTGAGCCACAAGATTCTCAAAGGAACTGAGCAATACAAGGACCTGCAAAAGACTATGGAAACTGCCGTGAAAAGGCTGAAGAATGAAGTGGGGCCTCTTGATCGAGTGTGCACAAAGATGGCACGTGGGATTGTCAACAGGCTCTCCTGTGGTGCAGAGGTTCAGAAATTGTGCACTTCTGCAGTAGAAGCTTTTGATTCCATGTTTCCTGACCCTTACCCTGCTGATATAGAGCAGAAAGAACAAGCAGGTACCTTTCTTGTTTCTAGAATTTGGTATTTCAACATTTGGATGAAACAGAGTCCTTAAATGAttcaatatttgatttttctagcATTTGGGTGCACAagttttcaaactaaaaaaaaaaaatgataaccaATAAATTTATGGTCAGTTtgattgaattattttaagttaggaaaataacTTCAATCCCATAAACAAACTGGAATGGTTTCATCATCCTGCAGTTATGAGGACCTAAATGATGTTTTTCACtgatgtttttattaatttactagGCTTACTCCTGCAGGGATGCAGATACGATTTGAAGAATGTTCCCCAACTTCAGTGGTCATTGTACTAGGATATGAAGACCATTTGTTGGAGGAATTCTTAGGCTGCAGGCTGTGGCATCGGAAGTCTACTATGAAGGATTATCCAGAAAAACCCACTTATATTGTACTGAGGCCAGAAAAACGATTCCAGGTGACTGATCTCAATCCTTCAACTGAGTACTTGTGTAAGGTTTCCCTGTTCAGCAGCACAAGGGTTTTGGGTGTTTGGGAAGCCAAATGGGTCACACCCTCATTAAGCAGAAGCTCTGTCTCAGCTTTAGATGATGAACATGGAAGGGGAGAGAATACCTTAATGCTTCAAGAATATTCTCAGATGGATTCAACGAATTCTAGTGATACTAAATTGGTCTCCTGTGACCACTCTGAGAAGCTTAGATCACTGGATGACATCAACAAGAACAAGAATTCTGGATTCCACATACTGCCTCCTTCCATGGAGGCTGTTCCTTTACTGATCCCCTCATCAGTTCCTCCTTCCACACCATCTAAAACTGATAAAATGCATGAAGTTCCGGGCTTGGGTAGCAAGAAGCAGATCAGAGAGAGTGACTATGAATACTCTGTCAGAGTTATCAAATGGTTAGAATGCCAAGGGCACATAGCTGAAGATTTTAGAGTGAAATTTCTCACTTGGTTCAGCTTGAAAGCAACAATGCAAGAAAGAAGGGTGGTTAGTGTTTTTGTGGATACTCTGATTGATGACCCGCCAAGTTTGGCTGAGCAGCTCATCCATTCCTTCATGGACGAGATTTGTTATGACCAGAAATCGGTTTCTAAGCAAGGGTTCTGCGCTAGCCTTTGGCACTGAACAATGAACAGTGAAATTTATCTTATGTGAAAATTATATGGACTAGTTAATCCATCcagtagtgttttttttttttttttttctcttcctttagGTGGGAAAGGAGATTCTGAATTAGTTGATCCATCTAGGCTTGTTCACGGAAGAGATTCATGAGGTTGATGACCCAAGTATTTTGGGGGTGGGGGGGCAGGAAGGCAGAGTTATCAAGCCCTTGATAATTTCTTCAAGCAAGAAAATGTGAAGTTCTTTGACCATGATTTCTGGTAACTACTTGGTTGTGTTTGGATTACAGGTTCAATTTGCAAAAGCACAAAGCAGTTGTAGATAATGCTTCTTGATTTCACCTCAAAAAACCTTGTTTTTACTATGGTTTACAGTAGTGATAAATTGAGTTCCTCAAGCTTTGTAGCTGAGGGATATGCAGATGATTTTCCCAACTTCAAATTTTCTATCTTCAACCAAATTATTCTTGAGCGCCCATTTGTCAAACCAAGATCTCAGAAAGTTACATGCATCGAAACATCTCCTAGTGGATTATCGTCTCTTCGCACAAAGTAGCTGGCTCGGAGATGCAAAAATATGTTTCTAGCCATCATTGTCCCCAATGCTATCAGCTCTTTTACTGTACGTTTTTACTACCAAACAATGAAGAATAAATGCCTTGAGGTGCAGCAGTTGACTGGACATCTAGGGGTAAAGCACTGTTTCAATGCGGGCCGCGAGAGCAGTACCAAATCGTGAATAGTAGTAAAAAATAAGGCAAGGCAAATCAAAGggaaaattggaaaagaaatggaTTAGAGGATTGGCTGGAATGCAGTTTTAGGGCAGGATGAGAGGAAGAAAATGATTGGGCACCTGTGTTCTCCAATTCAACTTTACTAAAAGTTTCCAAAGTGTCCATGATATGTTAATAGGCACAATTGCTCTTCAGGGTTCAGTGGAAAATTCTTTTTGGCGTTATTCATAGAATGGTTCCTTGAAGAGGCAAggcccaaatttcttttggtttATAACAAACATCATAATCTGGGTGAAATTTCATCTTTCCCTCTTGCTGGAAATAAGCATGCAAATGCCTAAATGTGATTTTCTCAGATTGCCCAAGCTGAGAAATTGCAGCAAGCTGCAGCCAGGGAGCTGTCTCTCATTGGACTCATtgaacaaaaatatcagaaaatGCAGAGTTATCTAATTGCAGAAATTCAACATCAAATGCAGTATACAAAGGGGGCAGCCCAAAGTTTCAGTAATTGTGAAACCGAACTTACAAAACTTTACATACAAATGTCAACTTGCTATATTAGATAGATAGAGTGAAATCAGTTGTCAGTAACCTTCTGAGTCCTGATAATATATTTTGAGAATCAATGAATGCCAGCAAAATAACTTGACTTCTGAAGTGGGGTATGAAACTTCTTGGTGCTCTGGGCAGATCGATCCGATAGATGCTGGCTTAACTACTGTTTGACCATCGTCTGCAGAGTGCAGAAGTACTTCTCCATAAAACTCAGGGAAACTATCATGTACCAGAAGCATCATTCACGGCTTCATTGAATGAGGCAGCCAGGTATTCTGCAAGGCTTTGTTGAGAACTGGATTCATTTGTAGCTTCTGAAACTCttgtttttttcatgtttatagATTTTGGGAGCCAGGACTTTGGAGAGTCTGAGGCATTTCCCATCTTCCCTAAAGCTTTTTCTCTGCTCCAAATGACAGGCTTCAAGAACTTCCACGGATCTTCTACCATGGACTTGTTGTAGAACAACTCTGGTCGATCCTGTGCAGAGACATGAGCATGAAAACCCAGCCCTCTCCCACGGCCACGCCCTGAACCAGGACTCATGCTGTTACCAAACCAGCCACTCCTACCTCTTCCGGAATTAGGACTGGAGCTGCCTCCACGTCCGGAAACAGGGCTGGGGCTATTGTTGAACCAGTGACCCCTGCCTCGCCCAGATCTGAAACTAGGGCTGCCTACCGGTCTGAAGCCAGGGCTAGGAAAATTACCACCTCTTGGTGAATTAGATGGAACACCATACCTAGGCATGCCATTAGACCCATTCCAGACTCCAGGAGTTCCTTGATGAGCAGGAAAAGGACTAGCCATTTCTATTGGGCTTCTATAGGGTCCAGAGCTGTGATAGAGACCTTGTGCTTGGTTTATTCCCTGACCTGGTGAAAAATTGGGTTGGGATGGAGGATTGGGAGAGGGGGTCATTTCACAGTTCCTTGGTCCTGCTgttaaaaaatcaatagaaaggAGGAAGCAATTCCTTCATT is drawn from Vitis riparia cultivar Riparia Gloire de Montpellier isolate 1030 chromosome 18, EGFV_Vit.rip_1.0, whole genome shotgun sequence and contains these coding sequences:
- the LOC117906964 gene encoding VIN3-like protein 3 isoform X2 gives rise to the protein MRKPEAKFSGMESAFSGFVLDPEKCSRLSLGEKRELVHEIAQWSKDAPEILRSFTRRELLEIICAEMAKTQIGSKRQRKKENPLQPRTDLDHFSPEKCKEVKTLLCQNLACRASLSPEDAFCKRCSCCICHQYDDNKDPSLWLTCSSGSPNKDDSCGMSCHLTCALKHERTGITKNGCRPKLDGEFYCASCGKINGLLRTWRKQLMVAKEARRVDVLCLRVFLSHKILKGTEQYKDLQKTMETAVKRLKNEVGPLDRVCTKMARGIVNRLSCGAEVQKLCTSAVEAFDSMFPDPYPADIEQKEQAGMQIRFEECSPTSVVIVLGYEDHLLEEFLGCRLWHRKSTMKDYPEKPTYIVLRPEKRFQVTDLNPSTEYLCKVSLFSSTRVLGVWEAKWVTPSLSRSSVSALDDEHGRGENTLMLQEYSQMDSTNSSDTKLVSCDHSEKLRSLDDINKNKNSGFHILPPSMEAVPLLIPSSVPPSTPSKTDKMHEVPGLGSKKQIRESDYEYSVRVIKWLECQGHIAEDFRVKFLTWFSLKATMQERRVVSVFVDTLIDDPPSLAEQLIHSFMDEICYDQKSVSKQGFCASLWH
- the LOC117906964 gene encoding VIN3-like protein 2 isoform X1, with amino-acid sequence MRKPEAKFSGMESAFSGFVLDPEKCSRLSLGEKRELVHEIAQWSKDAPEILRSFTRRELLEIICAEMGKERKYTGFTKFRMIEHLLKLISKKSKNRTDNSIASSPAKTQIGSKRQRKKENPLQPRTDLDHFSPEKCKEVKTLLCQNLACRASLSPEDAFCKRCSCCICHQYDDNKDPSLWLTCSSGSPNKDDSCGMSCHLTCALKHERTGITKNGCRPKLDGEFYCASCGKINGLLRTWRKQLMVAKEARRVDVLCLRVFLSHKILKGTEQYKDLQKTMETAVKRLKNEVGPLDRVCTKMARGIVNRLSCGAEVQKLCTSAVEAFDSMFPDPYPADIEQKEQAGMQIRFEECSPTSVVIVLGYEDHLLEEFLGCRLWHRKSTMKDYPEKPTYIVLRPEKRFQVTDLNPSTEYLCKVSLFSSTRVLGVWEAKWVTPSLSRSSVSALDDEHGRGENTLMLQEYSQMDSTNSSDTKLVSCDHSEKLRSLDDINKNKNSGFHILPPSMEAVPLLIPSSVPPSTPSKTDKMHEVPGLGSKKQIRESDYEYSVRVIKWLECQGHIAEDFRVKFLTWFSLKATMQERRVVSVFVDTLIDDPPSLAEQLIHSFMDEICYDQKSVSKQGFCASLWH
- the LOC117906964 gene encoding VIN3-like protein 3 isoform X3, which translates into the protein MGKERKYTGFTKFRMIEHLLKLISKKSKNRTDNSIASSPAKTQIGSKRQRKKENPLQPRTDLDHFSPEKCKEVKTLLCQNLACRASLSPEDAFCKRCSCCICHQYDDNKDPSLWLTCSSGSPNKDDSCGMSCHLTCALKHERTGITKNGCRPKLDGEFYCASCGKINGLLRTWRKQLMVAKEARRVDVLCLRVFLSHKILKGTEQYKDLQKTMETAVKRLKNEVGPLDRVCTKMARGIVNRLSCGAEVQKLCTSAVEAFDSMFPDPYPADIEQKEQAGMQIRFEECSPTSVVIVLGYEDHLLEEFLGCRLWHRKSTMKDYPEKPTYIVLRPEKRFQVTDLNPSTEYLCKVSLFSSTRVLGVWEAKWVTPSLSRSSVSALDDEHGRGENTLMLQEYSQMDSTNSSDTKLVSCDHSEKLRSLDDINKNKNSGFHILPPSMEAVPLLIPSSVPPSTPSKTDKMHEVPGLGSKKQIRESDYEYSVRVIKWLECQGHIAEDFRVKFLTWFSLKATMQERRVVSVFVDTLIDDPPSLAEQLIHSFMDEICYDQKSVSKQGFCASLWH
- the LOC117906965 gene encoding protein SICKLE isoform X2, with translation MEESEKRRERLKAMRMEAAQTKVSDTVDTSAMPGYLSNPLVEGSATLPVQEDSCVTPRFDFYTDPMSAFSSNKRRSKVGNQIQQDYLTPSSNSGYTATMARMSSSLSGPRNCEMTPSPNPPSQPNFSPGQGINQAQGLYHSSGPYRSPIEMASPFPAHQGTPGVWNGSNGMPRYGVPSNSPRGGNFPSPGFRPVGSPSFRSGRGRGHWFNNSPSPVSGRGGSSSPNSGRGRSGWFGNSMSPGSGRGRGRGLGFHAHVSAQDRPELFYNKSMVEDPWKFLKPVIWSREKALGKMGNASDSPKSWLPKSINMKKTRVSEATNESSSQQSLAEYLAASFNEAVNDASGT
- the LOC117906965 gene encoding protein SICKLE isoform X1; the protein is MEESEKRRERLKAMRMEAAQTKVSDTVDTSAMPGYLSNPLVEGSATLPVQEDSCVTPRFDFYTDPMSAFSSNKRRSKVGNQIQQDYLTPSSNSGYTATMARMSSSLSAGPRNCEMTPSPNPPSQPNFSPGQGINQAQGLYHSSGPYRSPIEMASPFPAHQGTPGVWNGSNGMPRYGVPSNSPRGGNFPSPGFRPVGSPSFRSGRGRGHWFNNSPSPVSGRGGSSSPNSGRGRSGWFGNSMSPGSGRGRGRGLGFHAHVSAQDRPELFYNKSMVEDPWKFLKPVIWSREKALGKMGNASDSPKSWLPKSINMKKTRVSEATNESSSQQSLAEYLAASFNEAVNDASGT